Part of the Episyrphus balteatus chromosome X, idEpiBalt1.1, whole genome shotgun sequence genome, tataataattgattttcACAGTCACTAAGAGAATATAAATAAAACGGTTTGTACTAATTTCACAAAAGACGTTAACATcaatttaaagaaagaaaaaaaaatattttaacgatAAATTTTtaaggcaaacaaaaatttataaaatatagatCATAACGAAttgataaatttaaacaaaacaattgaaaatattttaatttacttttttaattcttGCAGCGTTTATTGTTGCATGATTTTGGCAagcttatttcaaaaaaaaatccattactTACACTCAGAGAATAAAAGTCTAatatgttcttaaaaaaataacattcatTCAATGcaataataatatttgtttgatctgaatcataaaaaatatttaatttcagtTGCCAAAATGTAAAGCACTAACATTCTTTCTTCTTGATTCATCTTGTGCAAATCATCCAACACATCAACAAATGTTTATATATTCATATGTATATGAATgtatatatatacctacttaATATACCTCTGCCtctgtatatatttttatatatacacaTTCATTTTTTACAcacatatatacatatacatgtATATTAATATAAATAAGTACATATATATGTgtatacatttatatatttacgatattttcaatacaaatgcTAAATTATGGTGTCTAACTGTCTGGCTTGatgtaaaatctttttttgatgTCCTACTAAAGTGATGCCCATATCAGATAACTGTTGAGCGGTAAGTCTTGAAATctgaaatttaacaaaaaaaaaaaaaaaattacaaatttaattaaatatttgtttcgaATAAAGCATTAGCGagcgaatcaaaaaaaaaaattgttgttgttctttACTCCAGTCTCATATTGAACGCGCTTCTTAATTGACTGTTTAGCAAATCGATTTTTTGTAACCAGGGGTGCACCAGGTGGATTTTCTGGTCCACCCtaatttacatgttaaaaaaaaaactactcactTACTCAATCACTCACTTAATGGGATTAACTTTAAACTAACTAACGAAAGTAAGTGCATTTAAAGTTAATCAGTTCATGCATTCtaaagttaatttgaaaatttaattcattaCATACCTGTTGCGCTGTCACTAAATTGGCTTCTTTAAAATGTTGAGAGTAACGTGACATCTTAATGCTTTCCAGCCATAGATCAGTACTAATAAATATATTATGACCACGTTGTGTATCGATGATATGTGTTCCATCATTATCAGGTGAATTTCTTGTTGTTAGAAGAGCCTGTGGTTGGCGTGCTAAATTATCTAACGTTGATACTATACTGGCAAATGTTGGTCTATGCGTGCGTTGCTTTTGCCAACAGTCTAACATAAGCTGATAGAGCGCCTCCGGACAATCCATCGGTGCCGGTAATCTGTATCCTTTTTCTATACTTTTTATAACATCCTATAAAGCAAACAAAAGCCATTATTATCGCAACAAAATAAAGTTCAGTATCATATTTACTTGATTTGACCAATTCCAATAAGGACGTTCACCGTATGACATAACTTCCCACAAAACTACACCATATGACCACACATCAGAAGCTGATGTGAATTTTCTAAAAGCTATTGCTTCAGGAGCAGTCCAGCGGACCGGAATTTTACCTccctatatataaaaataatgtaaagTAATGATAAACTAtccaaaaatattacaaaatttgaATGTATTACCCTTGTTGTGTATGCATCGCTAGCATTTTCAATTTCCCTTGATAGACCAAAATCAGCGATTTTGCACACCAATTGTGCATTAACAAGAACATTTCGTGCTGCCAAATCACGATGCACATAATTCATATCACTCAGGTAAGACATGCCGCTAGCAATGCCGCGTAGCATTCCGATAAGTTGCAACGTTTGAAATTTGCCATCGTTAGCACGGAGAAAGGTATCTAAGCTGCCGTTTTCCATATATTCGGTTATAATCATAACAGGATTTGATCGAGTTACAACACCTTGAAGGTAAATAACATTTGGATGATCGAATTGCCCCATAATTGAGGCTTCAGTTAGAAAGTCACAGCGAGCTTTTTCTGATGAACCTGTTTGAGATACAGCTTTTAATGTTTCTATTATCAAAAATAACTGTTAAATACTAATCATCACATACAAAAAGCATAAAGAGTTATAAATCAATGAcaaacaattttaaacatttaacgtaccaggcttaaaaaacaattaacaaattttgtattgtttttttttttttttaatgtatacatatttttagTGTTAATAGCCTTAAATGTTTAAAATCTTTTGCTAATaattttgacgtttttttttcttattttatattctGTTTGTCAAGAAGTCAAGAATTGCAGTGAGATTTTTGAAACATTAGAATTCTGTTAGgacttttgattgttttttttttttttttttttttgttatttcgaaGCGACTTAACTTTTTCTATGCAAATTTGGTAATCTTAATCCGAATCataattttgatgtttaataTCAGCTGATagtattatttttacatttttaaatataattgaaaaattatagatttttttgtgCACTTTCCGATTCTCAAAATTAATCACACGGTCAACCCTGGAATCCGTTACTTCATCCATTTGCAGcgaaaatgttgttttattcgTGAAAGTAAGTTGCTTTGTTATTCTCTGCTAAGTCACCGGTTTTCGGTCCcttgtgaaataatttttggaaaaagggGCAGATGGGCAGATTTGAATTTCGAGGAGCAAACTGTATATACCgtgttttataaaattaagacaGTTTTTTTAGTACTTCACCTTTcgtgaaatgaaaacaaaatgtaCTATGCGATGTGAAGGAAAGAGTcatttgtatttttgaagaacctgaagtttatcaaacaaaaaattttgaaatttttaaaatgaaagattCTGAAAATAAACATGTTCTCCTAAAATAAGTGATCATAAAtgtctgtattcatggaccaaaattttgcgtcatagtaagggtatgacatcatctaactgatgagcccactgtcatactgggcgaaacgcatatggagttgtcATTGTCAtttgaactttttaattgaattatgaaAATATTTCACACAAAAAACAAGATCAATGCCATAAAAAATTGAGTCTATTTTTCTTTGTTCAAACTTTAGAAAAACTTTTAGTGAGCCTTTTCCTACAACATGAGATTATATTACTTGTCGCTTGAAATTGCCTAAAATtcgtcttttttttcatttttaaaaaataattatttttttctcaattcttTCCTATGTTTCTATTTCTTCAAACattagtttaaataatttattataaagaGCGTCAAAATTATTCTTGAAGAAATATCTATAGTTCCTCACCTGGCTTGAGAGTTTTTATTGCAACATCTATGTCTTGAACAAAATTGGGTGGTATTTTAAGACGACCTCTGCAAACATCTCCGAATTCTCCTCcacctttagaaaaaaaaagaaagaaattatatACGGATTAATGTCAAAACAATTCGTTATATtcgttttttttcataaagtttcACACGTTCAATCAACTGACCAATGATTGCCTCGATTGTGATATAGCTGGCATCGATTTCACGGGCAAATTCACGTATTGCTTGATTAGGATCTTCATAAGTATGGGGATCTACATAACTGCGACTTGTCCCGAATAGAGGTGTAgtcactaaaacaaaaattttaatatagcaaaagtttatatttgagcattttaaaagtaaattgaactttttaaatacaaaattacaaaagccTTTTTACATCGAAGATCATATTAGTGTATCTACCAAGGACacccaacaaaaaatttcaaagaataATTTTATCTATATCTTTAGTAATATTGAAAGACAACATTAGACCAGGCAAAAATTAGTATGCAGTTGAAGTAATAAATTGAAGAATTCATGAAGTAAAGatgaaaatgtttgttttttccacgaaaaataattaataaaataaatgaaaagaaaattaaaaaaaaaaaaaaacaataacaaaaaataatacataattaAATTTACCGTTTGATTGAATAGTCTTAACAATTGGTGTAGTATCCATGGCAtgaactaaaaatttaaaataaaatcataaataatattttaataatgtAAAATTGAACAACTGGCTAATAAAAACTGAAAACTTTGTGGGAGAAGTGTGTTAAGGTTGAAAAGACAGGAAGGGCAACTGAAATTTTGATCGATGTAAAATACAAAACTATTTGCATTGACTTAAGTATACTACCACCAAAACACTCGCTTCTACATCGGGATATGTCAttataacaaaattgaaataaggCTTCGTTCTTcgtaaaataaagaaaaacaacataCTTATATATTAGTTACCCGTAAGTGGATTAGCAAACAACACAGTATTTAGAGATCTTACGTATTTGAGCTCAAGAATACTAACAATCACTAAcagacctcatcattagtttatttttgactaagagtggacatgtgccgtttttcctcTGAACAATTTTGATTGCGAAGCCAAAAGCACTAGAGTTACAAATGTTTTTGGCTTTACTTTTTAACCTtgattcaaataatttatagGGGATTTTTGTTGTATAATAAACttagtttatattattattttttttttttttttttttttttttgaaaatgtgggttaggccgttttGGCACTGAGTGCCTCATATATCGTTGGAATGTTTTGAATTCCTGATttcaaaatcagtttaaaaaaaaaacttaaattagttGGAAATATACGAAGCAAGAATTTTTGCATACCTGGATGATGCAATAGAAAACCTATTTTGTCTCTAAATCCAAATTTTGGGAGTGTAgtgaaatttgtactttttgagtgttacacatAGTTCAAGATGGCAGGGCCGACAGAAATAAACGAAATGTGTCAGATAGTGTAGTATTTGCATAAACTTTTAAGCTACATACCTGTTCTTGAACCGACGCACACTGAGGGAAAACTACAATAAAGTTCGTATGGGTtggaaattatttattatttttattgaaatatccACTGTTATTAGTGTAGAAGTTTAAGACGTAATCTTAATCGTGTTTTATTACAATGAGCAGCGGTATGaactagttgtttttttttttttttgtctgaaaaCTATTATTTGGTGTCCCCAATTTTAGTAAGTGCTTATAATTTACcgattgcaaaataaaaaatctggaTTTGGAACCATCAAGTTTGAGAAcctttaagactttttttttatttttaaaagtgctCTTAGTCGTAAAAAACAAGTATAAATTATGAGAAAAACGCTTCAATTTTCTGTCAGCTacgtgttgtttttttaatgcaccaatgccaaaaaaaaacacagctaatgaAGCTCAGGTTGTCAGCTGCGGttttcacaacttttttttgatttttcaatatgACGAGAATTTATTTTAGTACGATATCATTCGAATGAGTGCTTCAGAAACGTTTCATTGGTATAATAGGCATGGTCAATTTAAGGTTGAAGTATATTAACTCAATGGTTTCTAGACATTTTTCAGAAAGTTTCAAGCTTATAAGTTATAACTCTACCAGCTGATTTGATGCCACAAGAATGGTCGTTTTGCCCCAGTGTGCGACGAGTTGCGACGGGCAGcttaccttacaaaaaaaaaaaaaacaaaaacatgctAACTTTTCTTGTCTtctaaaatatgatttttatgtatatagtacaaaataattaaatataaataacaaagccacacaaaaataaaaaaaaaagttctgacctaaGGAGTGCGACTATAaattttgggtcgctgaaattGAATCCAAAGTTTATTTTATCCCATCACGTCAGgctttcgagataacctcaaaaaagatgTTCGTTTCAGAGTGTCTGTGAAAATATTTTGGAGTTATTTAGAAAATCTGTTGTGATCGAGTAAAAAAGACACTCGAATTCAGTTTCAGCAACCAATACTTCACTACGCGACACAATTTGTTCATTAGAAAATATATAATGTCTGGCGGCCTTGggatcttttttaatattacttcatgagggaaaaaaactttagtaattaaatttaaacatgcaaacacaaaaatatattttattaaaattttaaaaattatgtgcatacaaaataaaatttaaacggaGATTACTACAAACTAAAAAAGAAACTGTATATATGTACAATATTCAATTAATGTTTATACCCCACCGTAAGtgtattatagttttttttctgtttttgatgtattattttaaatatccaaaagcaaacaaattttaaaacccAAACAAATTAATCATAAAAAGCGAAACAAATGTGTTTCAGTGATaaggaattttgatttttttaaaaattttgtttatgtttataaaTATATAACACTTACTATAGGTTACGACGAGTCCTGGATATATAATAAATGTTTAGATTTATATGcacatatattattttattaaaatacatgCATATATGTATTTCAATATTTTCGGGATATgggagaagagaaaaaaaattatattgaaatatattttatatttttttttttaaatttaaaattaagacaaaaaacaaaaaaaaatccttcaaatatttttttttaaacattattatTTGGCTGGCGTTAAATTTacttaaactttagaacttTGAAACAGACAGAGCTACGccggttttaaaaaaatatataatttaccTTCGTTGCTTGCGTAATCTAATGGTAAAGGTAGATGATTATTGGTCTTTTTGTCCAGTTCATCTTGATTTTTCGATCGTAAGAAGAGCACTGTGGCTACAATTACCAATACAAGAATAAAAACCACAGCCACCGTTGCACCAGCAACTATTCGCATTTGCATGGAATCGTAGTAGACtgtaaattagaaaatttaagtttaaattcaaaattgtacATTATAATAAGTTACGTACCTGGGCTAACACTTTGATGGGTCTGTGCATAAACTATGTTGCTGTAGGTTCCATATCCATTCAAAGTTTTACAGCGAACTTGAAATCCATACTCGACGTTCTCTTGCAGTCCTTCAATATGAGCTTTGGTTTCTTTTGTATTAAGAGCTGTCTTATTTATAGCATCGAGTTCTGACTTTGGAAACCATCTAACTTCATAGAATTCAATTGGTAAATCACTATGAATTGGTTTGTCCCAAACTAAGTCTGCTTCTTTGCTTGTAATGGATACAATACGAACATTAAAAACCGTACTGAGTATAGCTGATTCAGTTGTAAATATTATTTCTGTGTATTCGGTTTTGATGTTTGTGTCATCAGGCGATGACGAGGATGATATAGAAGTCGTTTTATCGGCTATTGATTCACTTGCACTTGAAGTACCATTTTCACCATCTGAGCTGTCGCTGTCTGGATTAACAGCATAAGATATTCCATTCATGGAATGAATTTGAATTGTATAAGGAGTAACTGGTTCTAAATTGGTAAGTGTCAATTTTGTTTCGTTAAAAGTTTCCGTAGCTGGGTTAAAAACGACATTGGACGAACAGAAGGCGCATTTAACTTTAAACACTATATCACTTCGAAATTTTGTGTCGAGTTGTTCATCGGATGCCCTTTGCGGTGTGTTCCACGACAAAATTGCACTTGTTTGATCAACAAATAGGAGTGTTAAATTTGTTGGTGGACCTGGTGGCTTATAGCAAGGCATTTGTTTTCCATCTCGGGGGTGACGATAATAACCCGGTTGACATGGGCAAAACGCCACCCCTATTTTTGATGATTTTGAATTAAGTGGACAGGGTGTGCATTTGCTTACTTCTAATGAGCGGAAGGTTCCTGCTGAACAttctatacacaaaaaaatatatattatataaattaaGAAAGAGTAGGTATATGTACATGTCAAATTGTCTgtggagttaaaataaaacagtttaaaaaggATCaatatttgtttaagaaatagattcattttaaaaattaaaaattttcgagCTTCTGTTTAAAACGTGACAATCCAAAGCATCAGCTAGCTTCAGAATTTTGATTCCTTTTGGATAACACTTTGTCTTTCGATTTTCTATCATAATAAATATGAATTAAGTTTATTCCACTACTAAAGTAATTTTGTGATACACCTATCCTTCCATTAAAATCGCCTATCATCATCAGCTTCGCAGCTTATCGTAGTCTTTTTGCCAATGAATGCAGTTCAAATAAATCGGGACGATGTAAAAACCGCTgtctataattattatttatacatCGAAAATTCGTAATAGGTTTTCAAATTTCAGAGACTTTTCACCCCCAATTCCCTTAACAAATATATTAGTTTTGGCAGCTAATATGAATTCTATTTCATAGTTCATAAAAATGTTCTAAGATTAAGATTCGtcataatttataataaaaatcttGCGTTAATTTTGGGACACCCTTTAGAAAAAATCTACTCTAATTTATATTCTATCCCTCCATAAAAAAGGGTAAATCTGAAGTATACTCTtcaatagagtgaaagaaaacgaaatACATCATCGATAAGTAATATCAATTTACTGTAGAATAacttctttcttaaaaatacccAGGAACCATATCTTTAATTTTCCTCATCTACtttcgggacaccctgtatattagcacaatttgaaactaaatcggttagataaaaaaaaaaaaaataacaaaaacaaaaaaacttaccgTTGCAAGTTTTGTTGGCATAATCTGGCTCAAAGCCAACTTTACATCGACATCCACCAGTAAGGATGGTCCATTTTCCATCACCTTTGCACAGGTACGTTGGTGGTTCATATGGTTCTGCATTATTAACGCAGGTGCCATTTTGCTTTTCGATTATTGTTATTTCTCGACCAGTTGGAGTTTCATTGAAATGAGCGAAATTTTCCGTCACACTTGGACATGTTATGTAATAAACTTTAACAGCTAAAACACTTATACAAGCACCTTGATCACGAAACGCAAAATAAACGCCTTTTTTCGTCACTGCAATACTCTTCACCTCAGTGTTGATATCAACATCAGAATTTTGATTAAATCGCCCCTCACCAGCCGCAATTCGAGCTTTTTATGCAAAAGAAACAAAGAACAATTTAGATATactaaaataaaaccaaacaaTTTATTTGCTTACCTATAAGTTTATAACTCTCTGGCTGCCATGGAGGCGGTTCTCTAGTGGCAGCATCAAATTCATAAAATAGCAAACTAAATGTTTCCTTACAGGATAGCGCATTTCCTgaagcaaataaaaattattaactaggttaattttttttagtgtacGAGATATACCTGGAAACAATGAACAGTCTCTTATTGTAAATTGAATTTCTATATATAAACGATTCGCGGGACCACGATCAATAAACGGTGACCATAGCCAATTGTTAACATTATGGTAAGCAACATCACAGACAACATAACTTCTCCAGTTAATGCCTTTAACAAAATCTGTAAACGATTCTTCGACCCActgaaaattgaaaagttttattaaaattgttttgcatATGATTCAAAAATAATACTAACGCCCGGTGTTTGTGCTTGAGGACCATAGGGGTATCTTGTCCATTCTAATGTTGCCTCTCTAGTTGTGTCTAAAAGGATCActgtaaataaaacaaaaatataactttaaattttgtattcctaaattttgaaatctaagGTTGGAGTAAtaagaaataactttaaaaaaatattgtttttaagatTATAGTATTCCATCATTTTGTGAATACGGTATGAAGAAATTGAATGCACGAATAGAAAACAATTTGGAACATATTTTTGTGGAAGAACACAATACGCAATGAAGGTTAAGTAGAAGTTGGTAAAAAAGAACTAGGTAGTGGTTGCaagattttgctcaaaaatgtttttgataaACACAATAGGTCTTACTCATAGcttgttttaaacatttttgtttaatgggGATGAAAAAGAAATACCGGGCACATTGATTTTAAACAATGAAAGGGAAAAACAGAGCGAATCTCTGTACTGTACGTTCGAAATAAGGATTAAGGGTGATATGATTGGCATTCCAACAGGGGCGTACATTAACTTGGGGCAGCCTGGGCCTCCCTACATATCCGTAGGGCCCCACAGAAAATTATGTAGGAAGGAAACATGGTATTCGAAATGAAATAATGGAGCAAACAGATCTTATGTCCGCTCAGTTTCTTTGTTTTCATCTAAAATACATATCTTAAGGACTTGAATTACTAGAAACAGAATAGAGAAAAATTATAGGGCCTTTTGCCTACTGCATTGTTGGCTGACCGTTCCATTTTTAGGGCCTCCGGACCATTATTGAGCCCCTcctgaaattaaattgaatctaAGAATCTATCATTAATTACGaaaaaagtagtaaaaattacattttgggCTTCAAAACTTAGAGTCGCTTGATTTTAACTctggtattttttgtattaatgagTATATTAGTATGTACATTAAGGTGGCCCAtgcttgtatgggaaaaataaaattttcaaaatgtcgTTGGGCCACCCCCTAGTTTTAAGATGGCGAATATAAGtggaaatcgaaaaaaatagtttttggaccACAATAATgttcattaataaataataagctcttttttaaataaagttgaaatttgttttatgaGAGACTCAAATCCCAGTGGGTGGCGCCCCCAAAACTGCAAATGATGGTCTTACGACTGGCAGCATAACTCATCGTTTTCTGATAGTTtagattttgatattttttggaatGATATGAGAATAATATTGAGTGAAACCAGTTAAATATTG contains:
- the LOC129920586 gene encoding ephrin type-B receptor 1-B isoform X3 translates to MESNVILRILITSVCLLITILGIQSDQVILLDTTREATLEWTRYPYGPQAQTPGWVEESFTDFVKGINWRSYVVCDVAYHNVNNWLWSPFIDRGPANRLYIEIQFTIRDCSLFPGNALSCKETFSLLFYEFDAATREPPPWQPESYKLIARIAAGEGRFNQNSDVDINTEVKSIAVTKKGVYFAFRDQGACISVLAVKVYYITCPSVTENFAHFNETPTGREITIIEKQNGTCVNNAEPYEPPTYLCKGDGKWTILTGGCRCKVGFEPDYANKTCNECSAGTFRSLEVSKCTPCPLNSKSSKIGVAFCPCQPGYYRHPRDGKQMPCYKPPGPPTNLTLLFVDQTSAILSWNTPQRASDEQLDTKFRSDIVFKVKCAFCSSNVVFNPATETFNETKLTLTNLEPVTPYTIQIHSMNGISYAVNPDSDSSDGENGTSSASESIADKTTSISSSSSPDDTNIKTEYTEIIFTTESAILSTVFNVRIVSITSKEADLVWDKPIHSDLPIEFYEVRWFPKSELDAINKTALNTKETKAHIEGLQENVEYGFQVRCKTLNGYGTYSNIVYAQTHQSVSPVYYDSMQMRIVAGATVAVVFILVLVIVATVLFLRSKNQDELDKKTNNHLPLPLDYASNEVHAMDTTPIVKTIQSNVTTPLFGTSRSYVDPHTYEDPNQAIREFAREIDASYITIEAIIGGGEFGDVCRGRLKIPPNFVQDIDVAIKTLKPETLKAVSQTGSSEKARCDFLTEASIMGQFDHPNVIYLQGVVTRSNPVMIITEYMENGSLDTFLRANDGKFQTLQLIGMLRGIASGMSYLSDMNYVHRDLAARNVLVNAQLVCKIADFGLSREIENASDAYTTRGGKIPVRWTAPEAIAFRKFTSASDVWSYGVVLWEVMSYGERPYWNWSNQDVIKSIEKGYRLPAPMDCPEALYQLMLDCWQKQRTHRPTFASIVSTLDNLARQPQALLTTRNSPDNDGTHIIDTQRGHNIFISTDLWLESIKMSRYSQHFKEANLVTAQQISRLTAQQLSDMGITLVGHQKKILHQARQLDTII
- the LOC129920586 gene encoding ephrin type-B receptor 1-B isoform X7; its protein translation is MESNVILRILITSVCLLITILGIQSDQVILLDTTREATLEWTRYPYGPQAQTPGWVEESFTDFVKGINWRSYVVCDVAYHNVNNWLWSPFIDRGPANRLYIEIQFTIRDCSLFPGNALSCKETFSLLFYEFDAATREPPPWQPESYKLIARIAAGEGRFNQNSDVDINTEVKSIAVTKKGVYFAFRDQGACISVLAVKVYYITCPSVTENFAHFNETPTGREITIIEKQNGTCVNNAEPYEPPTYLCKGDGKWTILTGGCRCKVGFEPDYANKTCNECSAGTFRSLEVSKCTPCPLNSKSSKIGVAFCPCQPGYYRHPRDGKQMPCYKPPGPPTNLTLLFVDQTSAILSWNTPQRASDEQLDTKFRSDIVFKVKCAFCSSNVVFNPATETFNETKLTLTNLEPVTPYTIQIHSMNGISYAVNPDSDSSDGENGTSSASESIADKTTSISSSSSPDDTNIKTEYTEIIFTTESAILSTVFNVRIVSITSKEADLVWDKPIHSDLPIEFYEVRWFPKSELDAINKTALNTKETKAHIEGLQENVEYGFQVRCKTLNGYGTYSNIVYAQTHQSVSPVYYDSMQMRIVAGATVAVVFILVLVIVATVLFLRSKNQDELDKKTNNHLPLPLDYASNEGLVVTYMTTPLFGTSRSYVDPHTYEDPNQAIREFAREIDASYITIEAIIGGGEFGDVCRGRLKIPPNFVQDIDVAIKTLKPETLKAVSQTGSSEKARCDFLTEASIMGQFDHPNVIYLQGVVTRSNPVMIITEYMENGSLDTFLRANDGKFQTLQLIGMLRGIASGMSYLSDMNYVHRDLAARNVLVNAQLVCKIADFGLSREIENASDAYTTRGGKIPVRWTAPEAIAFRKFTSASDVWSYGVVLWEVMSYGERPYWNWSNQDVIKSIEKGYRLPAPMDCPEALYQLMLDCWQKQRTHRPTFASIVSTLDNLARQPQALLTTRNSPDNDGTHIIDTQRGHNIFISTDLWLESIKMSRYSQHFKEANLVTAQQISRLTAQQLSDMGITLVGHQKKILHQARQLDTII
- the LOC129920586 gene encoding ephrin type-B receptor 1-B isoform X4, which produces MESNVILRILITSVCLLITILGIQSDQVILLDTTREATLEWTRYPYGPQAQTPGWVEESFTDFVKGINWRSYVVCDVAYHNVNNWLWSPFIDRGPANRLYIEIQFTIRDCSLFPGNALSCKETFSLLFYEFDAATREPPPWQPESYKLIARIAAGEGRFNQNSDVDINTEVKSIAVTKKGVYFAFRDQGACISVLAVKVYYITCPSVTENFAHFNETPTGREITIIEKQNGTCVNNAEPYEPPTYLCKGDGKWTILTGGCRCKVGFEPDYANKTCNECSAGTFRSLEVSKCTPCPLNSKSSKIGVAFCPCQPGYYRHPRDGKQMPCYKPPGPPTNLTLLFVDQTSAILSWNTPQRASDEQLDTKFRSDIVFKVKCAFCSSNVVFNPATETFNETKLTLTNLEPVTPYTIQIHSMNGISYAVNPDSDSSDGENGTSSASESIADKTTSISSSSSPDDTNIKTEYTEIIFTTESAILSTVFNVRIVSITSKEADLVWDKPIHSDLPIEFYEVRWFPKSELDAINKTALNTKETKAHIEGLQENVEYGFQVRCKTLNGYGTYSNIVYAQTHQSVSPVYYDSMQMRIVAGATVAVVFILVLVIVATVLFLRSKNQDELDKKTNNHLPLPLDYASNEGLVVTYIHAMDTTPIVKTIQSNVTTPLFGTSRSYVDPHTYEDPNQAIREFAREIDASYITIEAIIGGGEFGDVCRGRLKIPPNFVQDIDVAIKTLKPGSSEKARCDFLTEASIMGQFDHPNVIYLQGVVTRSNPVMIITEYMENGSLDTFLRANDGKFQTLQLIGMLRGIASGMSYLSDMNYVHRDLAARNVLVNAQLVCKIADFGLSREIENASDAYTTRGGKIPVRWTAPEAIAFRKFTSASDVWSYGVVLWEVMSYGERPYWNWSNQDVIKSIEKGYRLPAPMDCPEALYQLMLDCWQKQRTHRPTFASIVSTLDNLARQPQALLTTRNSPDNDGTHIIDTQRGHNIFISTDLWLESIKMSRYSQHFKEANLVTAQQISRLTAQQLSDMGITLVGHQKKILHQARQLDTII
- the LOC129920586 gene encoding ephrin type-B receptor 1-B isoform X2 → MESNVILRILITSVCLLITILGIQSDQVILLDTTREATLEWTRYPYGPQAQTPGWVEESFTDFVKGINWRSYVVCDVAYHNVNNWLWSPFIDRGPANRLYIEIQFTIRDCSLFPGNALSCKETFSLLFYEFDAATREPPPWQPESYKLIARIAAGEGRFNQNSDVDINTEVKSIAVTKKGVYFAFRDQGACISVLAVKVYYITCPSVTENFAHFNETPTGREITIIEKQNGTCVNNAEPYEPPTYLCKGDGKWTILTGGCRCKVGFEPDYANKTCNECSAGTFRSLEVSKCTPCPLNSKSSKIGVAFCPCQPGYYRHPRDGKQMPCYKPPGPPTNLTLLFVDQTSAILSWNTPQRASDEQLDTKFRSDIVFKVKCAFCSSNVVFNPATETFNETKLTLTNLEPVTPYTIQIHSMNGISYAVNPDSDSSDGENGTSSASESIADKTTSISSSSSPDDTNIKTEYTEIIFTTESAILSTVFNVRIVSITSKEADLVWDKPIHSDLPIEFYEVRWFPKSELDAINKTALNTKETKAHIEGLQENVEYGFQVRCKTLNGYGTYSNIVYAQTHQSVSPVYYDSMQMRIVAGATVAVVFILVLVIVATVLFLRSKNQDELDKKTNNHLPLPLDYASNEGLVVTYIHAMDTTPIVKTIQSNVTTPLFGTSRSYVDPHTYEDPNQAIREFAREIDASYITIEAIIGGGEFGDVCRGRLKIPPNFVQDIDVAIKTLKPAVSQTGSSEKARCDFLTEASIMGQFDHPNVIYLQGVVTRSNPVMIITEYMENGSLDTFLRANDGKFQTLQLIGMLRGIASGMSYLSDMNYVHRDLAARNVLVNAQLVCKIADFGLSREIENASDAYTTRGGKIPVRWTAPEAIAFRKFTSASDVWSYGVVLWEVMSYGERPYWNWSNQDVIKSIEKGYRLPAPMDCPEALYQLMLDCWQKQRTHRPTFASIVSTLDNLARQPQALLTTRNSPDNDGTHIIDTQRGHNIFISTDLWLESIKMSRYSQHFKEANLVTAQQISRLTAQQLSDMGITLVGHQKKILHQARQLDTII